The Periophthalmus magnuspinnatus isolate fPerMag1 chromosome 17, fPerMag1.2.pri, whole genome shotgun sequence sequence CACGTTCAAGAGTTTGGACAAAAACAATGACGGTATGGTTTTACATTCACTGCACCAGTTCAGAATAATAATTCTCAGAATGTTTCCTTAAACCACCTCTGTTTATGCTGTGCCAGGGCGCATTGATGCTTCAGAGATCCAACTGTCCCTGGCAGAGTTGGGCGTTCATGTCAGTAAAGATGATGCTGTGAAAATCCTTCAAAGGTTGAAACATTAAAATGGCTTGCTTTAATATTATTGGCGTGCTAAATGAAGTAATTatctattttgtttgtttagtatGGACATTGATGGCACCGTGATGGTGGACTGGAATGAGTGGAGggaacacttcctgttttgtcctgCCCACAACCTGGAAGATATCATTCGCTACTGGAAACACTCCACTGTATGTAAGCTGCTCACTGCTCATCACATACTAATGCTAACAGCAGAACAAAGTGAGTGAGGTAGAGCTGTCTTGTGTTCAGCTTTGGTGATTTGCCTGGTTGTCCTTTTTTTGCATACACAAATTTTTCTGCGCTTAAATTAATTAGATCACAAGACTCTCCCTGAAAACAATTGCTACAATACGCTGATTAAATGTTTTGAGTAACATCTGTCATGGCGTCTTTTGTCATGTGAAATTTACAGCAACTTTCCACAACATATTACATTGAAACTACTGTATGAAATTTATTACGcacacgcgcgcgcacacacacacacacacatacacacattaaagTTACATATAATACAAAACATATATGTTGAATTGGCTTTAGGTTTTGGACCTTGGAGAAAGTCTTGCTATCCCAGATGAgttcacagaggaggagaagagctcGGGTGGCTGGTGGAAGCAGCTGGTGGCAGGTTCCATTGCAGGAGCTGTCTCTCGAACTGGTACAGCCCCTCTAGACAGAATAAAAGTCTTCATGCAGGTAAGTTATTGCATTTATAACTTGTACTTTACGTATGTAATTGGTTAATTCTTTAAAATGTAGGTTCATGCCACCAAATCCAACAAAATTGACTTGGTTGGTGGCTTAAGGCAGATGATTACGGAAGGAGGTTTAATGTCATTGTGGAGAGGCAATGGAATCAATGTTTTAAAGATCGCACCTGAGACGGCAATCAAATTCATGACGTATGAACAGGTAAGAGAATATTTTCATATTATTCATATATTCCGCGTTATCTTTAACTCATTGAATACAATTTTAGACAAAGAGTTTTATTTCTCTTTGCAGTATAAAAAATTGTTGACAACCGAGGGTCAAAAAATAGAGACACACTGTAGGTTCATGGCTGGCTCACTGGCTGGAGCTACAGCACAGACTGCCATCTACCCCATGGAGGCAAGTTAACACACCTGCTTTTAGACAAACTTTACTTCTCTGCAAGggaattttcagtgttttaatatttgttgttttatttgtctgtCATGTACACAAGGTACTAAAAACTCGACTGACATTAAGAAAAACAGGACAGTACTCAGGAATCGTAGATTGTGCCAAAAAGATACTGAAAAATGAGGGAATTAAGGCTTTTTACAAAGGCTATATTCCCAACCTTCTGGGGATCATCCCGTACGCTGGAATCGACCTGGCTGTTTATGAGGTATTTAGAGTATTcactatgttttttttgttttttttacacaattctAGTTCTGCTTTAGAGCCTAATCTTATATCTTGTATCCCTCAGAGTTTAAAGAATACTTGGTTGTCTTACCACAAAGACTCAGCTAACCCTGGTGTTCTGGTGTTGTTGGGTTGTGGCACTATCTCAAGTACATGTGGTCAGTTGGCTAGCTATCCATTAGCACTTGTGCGTACACGGATGCAGGCACAAGGTAAAAtaattttaacttaaaaaaacaaaaacaacaaaacaatgtttTTACTTAAAATTATTGAATAGGATAATGAATAACAATTTCTGATCTGAGGACTTTGACTTTATAAACCTAAATACATGACCTTTGCATTGAAGTGACATTTAGTGTTTGTTTAGTGTGCTAACACTTGATCTGTGTAAATATAATACAACTTATTGAAAAGTGGGCACTGAAGTTGATtaaatttgtgctttttttactttttctttgcagcgTCTTTAGATGCGTCGGACCAGCCATCAATGAATATACTTTTGAAGAAAATTGTCGCCAAAGATGGTTTTTTTTGGACTCTACCGTGGGATTTTACCAAACTTTATGAAAGTTATACCTGCTGTTAGTATAAGTTATGTAGTTTATGAGTATATGAAGACTGGCTTGGGCATctccaaatgaaataaatatatatatttttctgtgtCAGTCAGAAAGTTAACTTTATTGACTAAATTGAAGAAAGCTGCAGGAATTTATTGCATGAGTCTTATTTATACAAAAAGTGGATAATGTGCATGATTTATtactactgaagatttaaatttcattgaTAAAAGTTTGATAGTACTTTGTTGACTATTAAATATGCTATTCCAAAGCAACATTTTATGCACTGTGTGGACTGCATGTGAACGTTCAGTAGTCTGACTGATATATTTTTCTCATACTGTGGTCTAAACATTTCAGGACATGCCTGACTGTAATTGCACATGAATAGCAACATGTATTCAGATTTTCTTAGATATGATGATagtctgtgtgtttcagtaTTAAAAACGCTTCTTGGTTTATTAATTCTGACAAATGGAATTGACAGAAAATAACTGTGATCTGCGTGCATGAAAAGATTTCACAAAAGATTTCACACTTGGAATtgtgtcatgtgactttgttattttgtttgtaaatcatttttaaacactGGATTGTGCCTTGATGACGATAAATGCAACGCTTATTATCCTACTTGGTGCTGGCTGGGCATTTGCCCTTTTACTGTGAAATATCCCCATCTAGTGGATAGATGACGGACTGATGAAAGTAGCTCATTTAAATGGCATTAATTACTCACTCAATCAGATTCATACATTTGTTGACTGATGTGACTaatcaaataaaactgtatgtGGTggataaagtttattttattgtaagtgctaaaaaagttgttgttttatttctattgttGATATTATATGTTATATGAATTATTATATATTCTATATTTTATATGATGTAATGGCATTAGTTTGAGACCATACTTCTGTATAGTGCACGTTATGCAATAAAGCGCTGCCACTCAGTTTGTCCTTCTGGCTTGCCGTACTGTGGACACTGAGCTCAACTGTTGTTGGCGTGAAAGAGGTTGACCTTTGGCTATAAACAAATAACACTAAACAAACAGCTGGATTTGGTAAGATTTGGCGCAGGATATGCGTCTATGTTCTATTCGTTAACAGTAAATGTCCATTAGCTGTAAGTTCTAACCGTAAACAGTCGTAGCACAAGCTAACTCCTCAACGTTATTACAAGCTAAAAATACTCCTCTGTCAAAAGAGCCTTTGGTGAGAGCTGCTGAAGGACCAGGTGGTGAGCTGTGCTGTAGTAGTCCctgaaatgtttgaattttaaatgaacTAAGTGGGAGTTGTATTCAAGACTGTTTCAGGAAAATGATAATATACCATAGAGCTCATTTTCATTCATGATCATTACTGTAGCTTCTTGTGGTTGAAATCTTTTTAGGTTATctaaaagttattaaaaaggTTATCTAAAAGTTTCCAAAGAAATTGTCTTAAAGTGTAATGTGATGttaaataaatcctttttcttTTCTATCATATCTTATGCATTGTGTATGAACATAAAATAATCTGTCAGAATAGTACCTGTGTAAAAATTCATAACTAATGTTACAGTTATTCAAATTAATATAATGTTATGGTTCTGATTCgatattttcttaaatttttAACCATAGTCTGTGCATGTCTTTTCTGTTCAGCTGTTCTATAAATAGAGTGGCACTATGGGCAACACAAGTGACAGAGTGACTGGAGATCGCCACGGAGCCAAGGCCCAGCATGCAGACAGCACTGGCCACAAAGACCAAGAGCCCAGCAACAAGATGGTGGACAGTACTGATGACCCCAACATCTTTAACACCCATGGTCCTGAAACCAAAGTAAAAAGAAGTCTAAAAGCAAAAGAATGCTTCTACAAGGGCAACTGATTTAAGTCTGTATTTTATCATTAGGCTCTAGAAGAGAAGGAGTTTGCTCCAGATCTGGATGACCTGGTAAAGACGGGGCCACAGGCTCGGCCCACTGTCATCCGCTGGGctgggggagggaaagaggttTACATAGCTGGTTCGTTCAACAACTGGAGCACAAAGATACCTCTGAATAAAAGGTGaattttttaatactttttttttttttttttagcttctcCTGAACTGAAACATTGACACTGTATCTGTTTTTGAAGCCATAATGACTTTGTAGCAATCCTTGACTTACCTGAAGGAGAGCACCAGTATAAATTCTTTGTTGATGGCCAGTGGGTCCATGATCCATCAGaggtattattttttatattttctagaAATATTTTGTAGAAATCACATCCCACAAGGCCTTGtgacaaatatacagatactcAACTTCTGTTGTTATTTGCTCTTTTTTTCTTGTAGCCTGTTGTGACCAGCCAAATGGGAACTATAAACAATCTTATTCAGGTCAAAAAGTCTGACTTTGAAGTGTTTGATGCTCTGCAGGTGGACTCTCTGGAGTGCTCTGACACTTCAGGTCAATTCTTCATGCcatttgtatatataaatattataatgaTTTATAGTCTTATCtaaaatatctataaaaataGTAAACACGGCAGAACTATgacaattatcttttttttttttttttttagatttatctAGCTCTCCTCCTGGACCCTATGGGCAGGACCAGTACATATTTAGACCGGAGGAACATTTTAAAGCACCACCTATACTCCCGCCACATCTCCTCCAAGTTATATTAAACAAGGATACCAATGTGTCTGTATGTTTCTTTTCTGCATTCTTCATTGTTTTGAATTATTCTCATTGTAACCCTAAATTGAAAGATGTTTTCTTGTAATAACTGTTCCTTTTCTTGACAGTGTGACCCTGCTTTGTTGCCTGAACCCAATCACGTCATGTTAAACCATCTATATGCTTTGTCGATAAAGGTAATGTCTGACAAAATGGCACAAACTGACCCCTTTTTTCACGGttgaaatatattattgtctGTCCTTGTAGGATGGAGTGATGGTGCTCAGTGCCACTCACCGATACAAGAAGAAATATGTCACCTCTTTGCTTTACAAACCAATTTAACACCATCACCTCAAACACcatttctctgacctgtttatTGTAGTTTTCTCATTTAACCaatcctgcaaagaaaaaacatgtttacaatGGTAGAAAGTGGCAATGGCATTTTAAAAAGATTGCTCATGCCATCAAAAAGGGCTCAGAAACTGGTAGCAGGGTGTTGCAAAAATTTAAAGGAGGGAAAAccataatgtgtctttttttaacGGGTCATGCTACATACAGTAGACAGACTGGACACTCTTACAAAACACTGTACACTTGGTTTGTTACTGGGTC is a genomic window containing:
- the LOC117385178 gene encoding LOW QUALITY PROTEIN: calcium-binding mitochondrial carrier protein SCaMC-1-like (The sequence of the model RefSeq protein was modified relative to this genomic sequence to represent the inferred CDS: deleted 1 base in 1 codon) codes for the protein MFRTFLLPTARCLDADSERSYQDLFERLDTNKDGKVDVAELRAGLKAMGIFRHGAAQKIVSSGDKNKDGSLDFSEFSKYLKEHEKKLLLTFKSLDKNNDGRIDASEIQLSLAELGVHVSKDDAVKILQSMDIDGTVMVDWNEWREHFLFCPAHNLEDIIRYWKHSTVLDLGESLAIPDEFTEEEKSSGGWWKQLVAGSIAGAVSRTGTAPLDRIKVFMQVHATKSNKIDLVGGLRQMITEGGLMSLWRGNGINVLKIAPETAIKFMTYEQYKKLLTTEGQKIETHCRFMAGSLAGATAQTAIYPMEVLKTRLTLRKTGQYSGIVDCAKKILKNEGIKAFYKGYIPNLLGIIPYAGIDLAVYESLKNTWLSYHKDSANPGVLVLLGCGTISSTCGQLASYPLALVRTRMQAQASLDASDQPSMNILLKKIVAKDGFFGLYRGILPNFMKVIPAVSISYVVYEYMKTGLGISK
- the prkab2 gene encoding 5'-AMP-activated protein kinase subunit beta-2: MGNTSDRVTGDRHGAKAQHADSTGHKDQEPSNKMVDSTDDPNIFNTHGPETKALEEKEFAPDLDDLVKTGPQARPTVIRWAGGGKEVYIAGSFNNWSTKIPLNKSHNDFVAILDLPEGEHQYKFFVDGQWVHDPSEPVVTSQMGTINNLIQVKKSDFEVFDALQVDSLECSDTSDLSSSPPGPYGQDQYIFRPEEHFKAPPILPPHLLQVILNKDTNVSCDPALLPEPNHVMLNHLYALSIKDGVMVLSATHRYKKKYVTSLLYKPI